In the genome of Nycticebus coucang isolate mNycCou1 chromosome 12, mNycCou1.pri, whole genome shotgun sequence, one region contains:
- the SMIM22 gene encoding small integral membrane protein 22 yields MEELEATAQEVLGRLRSHQLFQSSWDTAAFIIFLTFIGTVLFLLLVVLVHCCCSCCCSPRPRKEGARKERPKGVDNLALEP; encoded by the exons ATGGAGGAGCTAGAGGCGACGGCTCAGGAAGTGCTGGGGAGACTGAGGAGCCACCAGCTGTTCCAGTCCTCATGGGACACCGCTGCCTTCATCATCTTCCTCACCTTCATTG GCACTGTGCTGTTCCTGCTGCTGGTGGTCCTTGTCcactgctgctgcagctgctgctgctcccCCAGGCCCCGGAAGGAAGGTGCCAGGAAG GAAAGACCAAAGGGAGTGGACAATTTGGCCCTGGAACCTTAA
- the ROGDI gene encoding protein rogdi homolog — protein MATAMAVTATERAVVEEEFRWLLNYEVHSVLRQLQDILKEASLRFTLPGSSTEGPAKQENFILGSGSTDQVKGVLTLQGDTLSQADVNLKISRSNQLLHFAFREDKQWKLQQIQDARNHVSQAMYLLISRDDNYQFKTGAEVLKLMDAVMLQLTRARNRLTTPATLTLPEIATSGLTRMFAPTLPSDLLVNVYINLNKLCLTVYQLHALQPNSTKNFRLAGGAVLHSPGAMFELGSQRLEVSHVHKVECVIPWLNDALVYFTVSLQLCQQLKDKISVFSSYQSYRPF, from the exons ATGGCGACCGCGATGGCAGTGACGGCGACGGAGCGGGCGGTGGTG GAGGAAGAGTTCCGCTGGCTGCTGAACTACGAGGTGCACTCTGTGCTGAGGCAACTGCAGGACATCCTCAAG GAGGCCTCTCTCCGCTTCACTCTGCCAGGTTCGAGCACTGAGGGGCCTGCCAAGCAGGAGAACTTCATCCTGGGCAGCGGCAG CACAGACCAGGTGAAGGGCGTGCTGACTCTGCAAGGGGACACCCTCAGCCAGGCG GACGTGAACCTGAAGATTTCCCGGAGCAACCAGCTGCTGCACTTCGCCTTCAGGGAGGACAAGCAGTGGAAGCTGCAGCAG ATCCAGGATGCCAGGAACCATGTGAGCCAAGCCATGTACCTCCTCATCAGTCGGGACGACAACTATCAGTTTAAGACAGGAGCCGAGGTCCTCAAG CTGATGGATGCTGTGATGCTGCAGCTGACCAGAGCCCGGAACCGGCTAACCACCCCTGCCACCCTTACCCTGCCTGAAATCGCAACCAGTGGCCTCACG CGGATGTtcgcccccaccctgccctcgGACCTACTGGTCAACGTCTACATTAACCTCAACAAGCTCTGCCTCACCGTGTACCAGCTGCATGCCCTGCAGCCCAATTCTACCAAG AACTTCCGCCTGGCTGGAGGTGCTGTGCTCCACAGCCCTGGAGCTATGTT CGAGTTGGGCTCCCAGCGCCTGGAGGTGAGCCATGTGCACAAAGTGGAGTGTGTGATCCCATGGCTCAACGATGCCCTGGTCTACTTCACCGTGTCCCTGCAGCTCTGCCAGCAGCTCAAGGATAAG ATCTCTGTGTTTTCCAGCTACCAGAGCTACAGACCCTTCTGA